A portion of the Meriones unguiculatus strain TT.TT164.6M chromosome 11, Bangor_MerUng_6.1, whole genome shotgun sequence genome contains these proteins:
- the Srebf1 gene encoding sterol regulatory element-binding protein 1 isoform X4, translating to MDCTFEDMLQLINNQDSDFPGLFDAPYAGGGTGDAEPSSPGASSPESFSSPASLGSSLEAFLGGPKVTPSPPSPPPSAPTALKMYPSVSPFSPGPGIKEEPVPLTILQPPAPQPSPGTLLPPSFPPPPLQLSPAPVLGYSSLPSGFSGTLPGNTQQPPSGLPLASAPGVSPVPLHTQVQSSASQQLPPASAAPRTTTVTSQIQQVPVVLQPHFIKADSLVLTAVKTDAGATVKAAGIGALAPGTAVQAGPLQTLVSGGTILATVPLVVDTDKLPIHRLAAGSKAMGSAQSRGEKRTAHNAIEKRYRSSINDKIVELKDLVVGTEAKLNKSAVLRKAIDYIHFLQQSNQKLKRENAALRTAQRSESLKDLVSACGSGGGTDVSMEGLKPEAVETLTPPPSDAGSPSQSSPLSLGSRGSSSGASDSEPDSPVFEDSQVKAQRLPSHSRGMLDRSRLALCALVFLCLTCNPVASLFGWGVLSSSEGAAAHRSSGRSVLEAESRDGSHWTPWLLPPLVWLANGLLVLACLALLFVYGEPVTRPHSGPAVHFWRHRKQADLDLARGDFAQAAQQLWLALQALGRPLPTSNLDLACSLLWNLIRHLLQRLWVGRWLAGQAGGLQRDCGLKTDARASARDAALVYHKLHQLHAMGKYTGGHLAASNLALSALNLAECAGDAISMATLAEIYVAAALRVKTSLPRALHFLTRFFLSSARQACLAQSGSVPLAMQWLCHPVGHRFFVDGDWAVHGAPQESLYSMAGNPVDPLAQVTRLFCEHLLERALNCIAQPSPGAADGDREFSDALGYLQLLNSCSDAVGAPTCSFSVSSSMATTTGTDPVAKWWASLTAVVIHWLRRDEEAAERLYPVVEHIPQVLQETERPLPRAALYSFKAARALLDPRKVESGPASLAICEKASGYLRDSLATTPSGSSIDKAMQLLLCDLLLVARTCLWQRQQSPASAQAAHSGSNGPQASALELRGFQHDLSSLRRLAQSFRPAMRRVFLHEATARLMAGASPARTHQLLDRSLRRRAGSSGKGGAATELEPRPTWREHTEALLLASCYLPPAFLSAPGQRVSMLAEAARTVEKLGDRRLLLDCQQMLLRLGGGTTVTSS from the exons ACATGCTTCAGCTCATCAACAACCAAGACAGTGACTTCCCTGGCCTCTTTGATGCCCCCTATGCCGGGGGTGGGACAGGAGACGCAGAGCCCAGTAGCCCTGGTGCCAGCTCTCCTGAGAGCTTCTCTTCGCCTGCTTCTCTGGGCTCCTCTCTGGAAGCCTTCCTAGGAGGACCCAAGGTGACACCTTCGCCCCCGTCCCCTCCGCCATCTGCACCCACTGCCTTAAAGATGTACCCGTCTGTGTCCCCCTTCTCCCCTGGGCCTGGAATCAAAGAGGAGCCAGTGCCGCTCACCATCCTGCAGCCGCCAGCACCACAGCCATCACCAGGGACTCTCCTGCCTCCGAGCTTCCCCCCACCACCCCTGCAGCTCAGCCCTGCGCCTGTGCTGGGGTACTCCAGCCTTCCCTCAGGCTTCTCAG GGACCCTGCCTGGAAACACCCAGCAGCCACCATCTGGCCTGCCACTGGCCTCTGCACCCGGAGTCTCGCCTGTCCCCTTACACACCCAGGTCCAGAGCTCAGCTTCCCAGCAGCTGCCGCCAGCCTCAGCAGCCCCGAGAACAACCACTGTGACCTCCCAGATCCAGCAGGTCCCA GTTGTGCTGCAGCCGCACTTCATCAAGGCAGACTCCCTGGTGCTGACAGCTGTGAAGACAGACGCGGGAGCCACAGTGAAGGCGGCTGGCATCGGTGCCCTGGCCCCTGGCACAGCCGTGCAGGCGGGCCCCTTGCAG accctggtgagtggagggaccaTCCTGGCCACGGTTCCACTGGTTGTGGACACAGACAAACTGCCCATCCACCGCCTGGCAGCTGGCAGCAAGGCCATGGGCTCAGCTCAGAGCCGCGGCGAGAAGCGCACAGCCCACAATGCCATTGAGAAGCGTTACCGTTCCTCAATCAATGACAAGATTGTGGAGCTCAAGGACCTGGTGGTGGGCACCGAGGCAAAG CTGAATAAATCTGCTGTCTTGCGAAAGGCTATCGATTACATCCACTTCTTACAGCAGAGCAACCAGAAGCTCAAGCGGGAGAACGCAGCCCTGCGGACGGCTCAAAGAAGCG AATCACTGAAGGACCTGGTGTCAGCCTGTGGCAGCGGAGGAGGCACGGATGTGTCCATGGAGGGCCTGAAACCTGAAGCGGTGGAGACACTGACCCCTCCACCCTCAGATGCCGGCTCGCCCTCCCAGAGTAGCCCCTTGTCACttggcagcagaggcagcagcagcggCGCCAGTGACTCCGAGCCCGATAGCCCAGTCTTTGAGGATAGCCAG GTGAAAGCCCAGCGGCTGCCTTCACACAGTCGAGGCATGCTGGACCGGTCCCGCCTGGCCCTGTGTGCACTGGTCTTCCTGTGTCTGACCTGCAATCCCGTGGCCTCGCTGTTTGGCTGGGGCGTCCTCAGTTCCTCCGAAGGAGCTGCTGCGCACCGCAGCTCTGGGCGCAGCGTGCTGGAGGCTGAAAGCAGAG ATGGCTCTCATTGGACCCCGTGGTTGCTGCCACCCCTAGTCTGGCTGGCCAATGGGCTACTAGTGTTGGCCTGCTTGGCTCTTCTCTTTGTGTATGGGGAACCCGTGACTCGGCCACACTCTGGCCCGGCTGTACACTTCTGGAGACATCGCAAACAAGCTGACCTGGATTTGGCCCGG GGGGATTTTGCCCAGGCTGCTCAGCAGCTGTGGCTGGCCCTGCAGGCCCTGGGCCGGCCCCTGCCCACCTCGAACCTGGACCTGGCCTGCAGCCTACTTTGGAACCTCATCCGCCACCTGCTGCAGCGTCTCTGGGTGGGCCGCTGGCTGGCAGGCCAGGCTGGGGGCCTGCAGAGGGACTGTGGGCTGAAAACAGATGCCCGTGCCAGTGCCCGAGACGCGGCTCTCGTCTACCATAAGCTGCACCAGCTGCATGCCATGG GGAAGTACACAGGAGGGCATCTTGCTGCTTCTAACCTGGCACTAAGTGCTCTGAACCTGGCCGAGTGCGCAGGAGATGCTATATCCATGGCAACACTGGCAGAGATCTATGTGGCAGCTGCCCTGAGGGTCAAAACCAGTCTCCCAAGAGCCTTGCACTTTTTGACA CGTTTCTTCCTGAGTAGCGCCCGCCAGGCCTGCCTAGCACAGAGTGGCTCAGTGCCTCTTGCCATGCAGTGGCTCTGCCACCCTGTAGGTCACCGTTTCTTCGTGGATGGGGACTGGGCTGTGCATGGTGCCCCGCAGGAGAGCCTGTACAGCATGGCTGGGAACCCAG TGGATCCACTGGCCCAGGTGACCCGACTCTTCTGTGAACATCTCCTGGAGCGAGCACTGAACTGTATAGCTCAGCCCAGCCCAGGGGCGGCTGATGGAGACAG GGAGTTCTCAGATGCCCTTGGATACCTGCAGTTGCTAAACAGCTGTTCTGATGCTGTCGGGGCTCCTACCTGCAGCTTTTCTGTCAGCTCCAGCATGGCTACCACCACCG GCACAGACCCAGTGGCCAAGTGGTGGGCCTCACTGACAGCTGTGGTGATCCACTGGCTGCGGCGGGACGAAGAGGCAGCGGAGCGGCTGTACCCAGTGGTGGAGCATATACCCCAAGTGCTGCAGGAGACCGA GAGACCCCTGCCCAGGGCAGCTCTGTACTCCTTCAAGGCTGCCCGGGCTCTGTTGGACCCCAGAAAGGTGGAATCTGGTCCAGCCAGCCTGGCCATCTGTGAGAAGGCCAGTGGGTACCTACGGGACAGCTTAGCCACTACGCCGAGTGGCAGTTCCATTGACAAG GCCATGCAACTGCTCCTGTGTGATCTGCTTCTTGTGGCCCGGACCTGTTTATGGCAGCGCCAGCAATCACCAGCCTCTGCCCAGGCAGCTCACAGTGGTAGCAATGGACCCCAGGCCTCTGCTCTGGAGCTGCGAGGTTTTCAACATGACCTGAGCAGCCTGAGGCGCTTGGCACAGAGCTTCCGGCCTGCTATGAGGAGG GTGTTCCTACACGAGGCCACAGCTCGGCTGATGGCAGGGGCAAGTCCTGCCCGGACACACCAGCTCCTGGACCGCAGTCTGCGGAGGAGGGCAGGGTCCAGTGGCAAAGGAG GTGCTGCGACTGAGCTGGAGCCTCGGCCCACGTGGCGGGAGCACACAGAGGCCTTGCTGCTGGCCTCCTGCTATCTGCCCCCTGCCTTCCTGTCGGCCCCTGGGCAGCGCGTGAGCATGCTGGCCGAGGCAGCGCGCACTGTAGAGAAGCTTGGTGACCGCCGGCTACTGCTCGACTGCCAGCAGATGCTCCTGCGCCTTGGTGGAGGGACCACTGTGACTTCGAGCTAG